One stretch of Rhinolophus ferrumequinum isolate MPI-CBG mRhiFer1 chromosome 5, mRhiFer1_v1.p, whole genome shotgun sequence DNA includes these proteins:
- the ANXA3 gene encoding annexin A3, with translation MASLWVGHRGTVRDYPGFSPSVDAEVIRKAIRGIGTDEKTLISILTERSNAQRQLIVKEYQAAYGKELKDDLKGDLSGHFEHLMVALVTPPAVFDAKQLKKSMKGTGTNEDALIEILTTRTSRQMKAISQAYYTVYKKSLGDDISSETSGDFRKALLTLADGRRDESLKVDEHLAKKDAQILYNAGENRWGTDEDKFTEILCLRSFPQLKLTFDEYRNISQKDIEDSIKGELSGHFEDLLLAIVHCSRNLPAFLAERLHRALKGAGTDEFTLNRIMVSRSEIDLLDIRAEFKKRCGYSLHSAIKSDTSGDYEVTLLKICGGDD, from the exons GTGGGACACCGAGGGACAGTGCGAGATTATCCAGGCTTTAGCCCATCAGTGGATGCCGAAGTGATTCGTAAGGCAATCAGAGGAATCG gaACTGACGAGAAAACGCTCATCAGCATTCTGACGGAGAGGTCGAATGCACAGCGGCAGCTGATTGTTAAGGAATATCAAGCAGCATATGGAAAG gaacTGAAAGATGATTTGAAAGGAGATCTCTCTGGCCATTTTGAGCACCTCATGGTGGCCCTCGTGACTCCGCCAGCAGTGTTTGATGCGAAGCAGCTGAAGAAATCCATGAAG gGCACTGGAACAAATGAAGATGCATTGATTGAAATCTTAACCACCAGAACAAGCAGACAGATGAAGGCCATCTCCCAGGCCTACTACACAG TATATAAGAAGAGTCTTGGAGATGACATTAGTTCTGAAACATCTGGTGACTTCCGGAAAGCTCTGTTGACTTTGGCAGat GGCAGAAGAGACGAAAGCCTGAAAGTGGATGAGCATCTAGCCAAAAAGGATGCCCAG ATTCTCTATAATGCCGGTGAGAACAGATGGGGCACAGATGAAGATAAATTCACGGAGATCCTGTGTTTAAGGAGCTTTCCTCAGCTAAAACTAA CATTTGATGAATACAGAAATATTAGCCAGAAGGACATTGAGGACAGCATCAAAGGAGAATTATCTGGGCATTTTGAAGACTTACTGCTGGCCATAG TTCATTGTTCAAGGAACTTGCCTGCCTTTTTAGCTGAAAGACTGCATCGAGCTTTGAAG GGTGCTGGAACTGATGAGTTTACTCTGAACCGAATAATGGTTTCCAGATCAGAAATTGACCTTCTGGACATTCGAGCAGAGTTTAAGAAGCGGTGTGGCTATTCCCTACATTCAGCAATTAAA